The Nitrospira sp. genome includes a region encoding these proteins:
- a CDS encoding N-6 DNA methylase has product MFEQAFRNIDDVLRKEAGCTTELDYTEQTSWLLFLKYLDALEQDKADEARLEGKRYSFILDKPYRWESWAAPTLRQSSGTGRVIDHNKALTGSDLTEFVNLKLFPYLHSFKQKASGPNTIEYKIGEIFGEIKNKIQSGYNLREIIDHIDELRFRSQKEKHELSHLYEAKIKNMGNAGRNGGEYYTPRPLIRAMVQVVKPKIGDKIYDGACGSAGFLCEAFDYLRSTGSRTELTTRDLGILQTRTFYGKEKKSLAYVIAIMNMILHGIEAPNIIHTNTLTENLADIQEKDRYDVVLANPPFGGKERKEVQQNFPIRTGETAFLFLQHFIKSLKAGGRGGVVIKNTFLSNTDNASVSLRKLLLESCNLHTILNCPGGTFQGAGVKTVVLFFEKGAPTLRSGSGQAGKIWYYQLDPGRSLGKTNPLNDDDLKEFIKLQKTCADSPKSWTVDARSLSDVEGFDLSVKNPNGGEEVTHRSPQEIMAESPRWMMRARRY; this is encoded by the coding sequence ATGTTCGAACAAGCCTTCAGAAACATCGACGACGTCCTTCGGAAAGAAGCCGGTTGTACGACCGAGCTGGATTATACCGAGCAGACGTCGTGGCTCTTGTTTCTGAAGTATCTCGACGCGCTGGAGCAGGACAAGGCCGATGAAGCCAGGCTGGAGGGGAAGCGCTACAGCTTCATCCTCGACAAGCCCTACCGCTGGGAAAGCTGGGCTGCGCCGACCCTTCGGCAGAGCTCAGGGACCGGGCGAGTGATCGACCACAACAAGGCTCTGACGGGGAGCGACCTCACCGAGTTCGTCAATCTGAAGCTCTTTCCCTACCTGCATAGCTTCAAGCAGAAGGCCAGCGGGCCGAACACCATCGAGTACAAGATCGGGGAAATCTTCGGCGAGATCAAGAACAAGATCCAGAGCGGGTATAACCTGCGCGAGATCATCGACCACATCGACGAACTGCGCTTCCGCTCACAGAAAGAGAAGCACGAACTCTCGCACCTCTACGAAGCCAAGATCAAGAACATGGGCAACGCCGGGCGCAACGGCGGTGAGTACTACACGCCGCGCCCGCTCATCCGCGCCATGGTGCAGGTGGTCAAGCCGAAGATCGGCGACAAGATCTACGACGGGGCCTGCGGCTCGGCGGGCTTCTTGTGCGAAGCGTTCGACTATCTCCGTTCGACAGGCTCACGGACCGAATTAACGACCCGCGATCTCGGTATTCTTCAAACCCGCACCTTCTACGGGAAGGAAAAGAAGTCGCTCGCCTACGTCATTGCGATCATGAACATGATCCTGCACGGCATCGAGGCGCCGAACATCATCCACACCAACACGCTCACGGAAAACCTGGCCGACATTCAAGAGAAAGACCGATACGACGTGGTGCTGGCTAATCCGCCTTTCGGCGGCAAAGAGCGGAAGGAAGTGCAGCAGAATTTCCCCATTCGCACCGGTGAGACGGCGTTTCTGTTCCTTCAGCACTTCATCAAGAGCCTCAAGGCAGGCGGGCGTGGCGGCGTGGTCATCAAGAACACGTTTCTCTCGAATACCGACAACGCTTCGGTGAGCCTGCGCAAACTGCTTCTGGAAAGCTGCAACCTCCACACAATCTTGAATTGTCCCGGCGGCACGTTCCAGGGCGCGGGTGTGAAGACCGTCGTGCTGTTCTTCGAAAAGGGCGCACCGACCCTTCGATCTGGCTCAGGGCAGGCTGGAAAGATCTGGTACTACCAGCTTGATCCAGGCCGCAGCCTCGGCAAGACCAATCCGCTCAATGATGATGATCTGAAAGAATTCATCAAGCTCCAAAAGACCTGTGCCGACTCGCCAAAATCCTGGACCGTGGATGCCCGGTCCCTGAGCGACGTCGAAGGGTTTGATCTTTCTGTGAAGAACCCGAACGGTGGAGAGGAAGTAACGCATCGCAGTCCGCAGGAGATTATGGCTGAGTCGCCGCGCTGGATGATGAGAGCGCGAAGGTACTGA
- a CDS encoding redoxin domain-containing protein — protein sequence MSDVAPEIKVGDTAPDFNLKDQDQKDVKLSDYKGKKNVVLCFYPLDWSPVCQGENKCLTDDFPKFQSANAELFGVSCDSFFSHKAWADSLDLKHRLLSDVHRTTAKSYGLYFEPLNCSKRATVIVDKNGKVAYAKVQEIKTAREDKEILDALAKLN from the coding sequence ATGAGTGACGTGGCACCGGAAATTAAAGTGGGCGATACAGCACCGGATTTCAATCTGAAGGATCAAGACCAGAAGGACGTGAAGCTGAGCGACTACAAGGGCAAGAAGAACGTCGTGCTCTGCTTCTATCCGCTGGATTGGAGCCCTGTGTGCCAGGGTGAAAATAAATGCTTGACCGACGACTTCCCGAAGTTCCAGTCCGCCAATGCCGAATTGTTCGGCGTCAGCTGCGACAGTTTTTTCTCCCACAAAGCCTGGGCGGATTCGCTGGACCTGAAGCACCGGTTGTTGTCGGACGTCCACCGGACGACCGCCAAGTCCTATGGTCTGTATTTTGAGCCATTGAACTGCTCCAAGCGCGCGACCGTGATCGTCGATAAGAACGGCAAGGTCGCCTATGCGAAGGTACAGGAAATCAAGACAGCGCGAGAAGATAAGGAAATTCTGGACGCGCTGGCAAAACTGAACTAA
- the typA gene encoding translational GTPase TypA produces MSTVRAPHDRRSDIRNIAIIAHVDHGKTTLVDAILRQTHVHRKIDDMGERIMDSMDQERERGITIRAKNASVTYKGVKINIVDTPGHADFGGEVERTLRMVDGVLILVDAKEGPMPQTTFVLRKALALGHKAIVVINKIDRPDAVIDDVVNRTFDLFVHLGATDEQLDFPIVYTSALKGIATLDVNKPGTDIAPLLDTVLEKIPAPAITVDAPLQILVLALVQDSYKGKMGIGKIQSGSIARRQNVMVLGKNSAQIPGRVSDLAVYSGLDRADMEQAAAGEIVAVAGLDEVSIGDTIADAEHPLALPRVTIDEPTVQMTFSVNNSPFAGREGKFLTSRHLRERLFKELETNVSLRVNETDSADRFLVAGRGELHLSVLIEQMRREGYELQVSQPEVILHREGDTVMEPYEELTIQVPETYQGTVIEEIGKRRGEMRHMRLIHSDVGTSEMHLEYHIPTRGIMGLKNVLLAKTRGTVIMHHVFSAYERAEERDLIVAPHGSLVAFEDGVSTGYAIFMTQERGAMFIGPGIDVYRGMVVGQNSRDEDLDVNVCKEKHLTNMRASGSDEALVLTPPREMTLEFALEYIGADELVEITPQNLRLRKRLLHPEDRRKAKKAGK; encoded by the coding sequence ATGTCCACTGTACGCGCCCCTCATGACCGTCGGAGCGATATCCGCAATATCGCGATCATCGCCCACGTCGATCATGGCAAGACCACGCTCGTCGACGCCATTCTCCGCCAGACCCACGTCCACAGGAAGATCGACGACATGGGCGAACGGATCATGGACTCCATGGATCAGGAGCGAGAACGCGGGATCACCATCCGTGCCAAAAACGCGAGCGTCACGTACAAAGGCGTGAAGATCAATATCGTGGACACGCCGGGCCACGCCGACTTCGGCGGAGAAGTCGAACGAACCTTGCGAATGGTCGACGGCGTCTTGATTCTGGTCGATGCGAAAGAAGGGCCCATGCCGCAAACGACCTTCGTGTTGCGGAAAGCCTTAGCGTTGGGCCACAAAGCCATCGTCGTCATCAATAAGATCGACCGTCCGGACGCGGTGATCGACGACGTCGTCAACCGCACCTTCGATCTCTTTGTTCATCTTGGCGCCACGGACGAACAACTCGATTTTCCGATCGTCTACACATCAGCCCTTAAAGGCATCGCCACGCTGGACGTGAACAAACCAGGAACGGATATCGCGCCGTTGCTCGATACGGTGCTGGAGAAGATCCCGGCCCCAGCGATTACCGTCGATGCTCCGCTCCAAATTCTCGTCCTGGCTCTGGTGCAAGATTCCTACAAGGGTAAGATGGGAATCGGCAAAATCCAGTCCGGTTCAATTGCCCGGAGACAGAATGTTATGGTCCTCGGAAAGAACAGCGCCCAGATTCCCGGACGAGTGTCCGATCTGGCCGTCTATTCCGGCCTGGACCGAGCCGACATGGAACAAGCGGCGGCCGGAGAAATCGTCGCGGTCGCAGGACTTGATGAAGTGAGCATCGGAGATACCATCGCCGATGCGGAGCATCCGCTCGCACTCCCACGCGTGACGATCGACGAGCCGACGGTTCAGATGACCTTCTCTGTGAATAACAGTCCCTTCGCCGGACGCGAGGGGAAGTTCCTCACCTCCCGCCACTTACGTGAGCGCCTGTTCAAGGAGCTGGAAACCAATGTCTCGCTCCGCGTCAATGAGACCGACAGCGCCGATCGATTTCTCGTGGCGGGGCGAGGCGAGCTTCATCTCTCCGTGTTGATCGAACAAATGCGACGGGAAGGGTACGAGCTGCAGGTCTCCCAACCGGAAGTCATTCTCCATCGTGAAGGCGACACCGTCATGGAGCCGTACGAGGAGCTGACCATTCAAGTACCGGAGACCTATCAGGGTACCGTCATCGAGGAGATCGGTAAACGCCGCGGCGAGATGCGACACATGCGGCTGATTCACTCTGACGTCGGTACGAGCGAGATGCATCTGGAATATCACATTCCGACCCGCGGCATCATGGGATTGAAGAACGTGTTGCTGGCGAAGACCCGCGGGACCGTCATCATGCATCATGTGTTTTCGGCCTATGAGCGGGCGGAAGAACGGGATCTGATCGTCGCCCCGCATGGCTCACTCGTGGCATTCGAAGATGGGGTCAGCACAGGGTACGCCATCTTCATGACCCAGGAACGGGGGGCCATGTTCATCGGACCCGGCATCGACGTCTACCGTGGCATGGTCGTCGGCCAGAACAGTCGCGATGAGGATCTCGACGTGAACGTGTGCAAGGAGAAACATCTCACCAACATGCGTGCCTCCGGGTCCGACGAGGCCTTGGTGCTGACCCCTCCGCGTGAGATGACCTTAGAGTTCGCGTTGGAATATATTGGAGCCGATGAGCTGGTAGAGATCACTCCACAAAACCTTCGCCTGCGGAAGCGACTGTTGCACCCGGAAGATCGTCGCAAGGCCAAGAAAGCCGGCAAATGA
- a CDS encoding topoisomerase DNA-binding C4 zinc finger domain-containing protein gives MLIIIGRALTMLKRQIEAQGKTFEETGGFSERLTAKRIEAREQAKLASPECPLCGKSMRRRNSATGPFWGCSAFPDCKGTRPMGQEGLH, from the coding sequence ATGCTCATTATCATCGGGCGCGCCCTGACGATGCTCAAGCGCCAGATTGAAGCACAGGGCAAGACCTTTGAGGAAACCGGCGGGTTCAGCGAGCGGCTCACCGCCAAACGCATCGAAGCGCGGGAGCAGGCCAAGCTCGCGTCACCGGAGTGCCCGCTGTGCGGCAAGTCCATGCGCCGACGCAATTCCGCAACCGGGCCATTCTGGGGCTGCTCCGCCTTCCCTGACTGCAAAGGAACGAGGCCGATGGGACAAGAGGGACTGCATTGA
- a CDS encoding DUF2283 domain-containing protein, whose product MAIADIQEYLQLIPAVNRAPQHAVWLTYNAEADTLYVNCKKPGHATDSELTDDDVIIRYEGDEVIGFTVLRAKSATQKKPPNLPDSVATLGLSQGQHGVVGLTSYPPL is encoded by the coding sequence ATGGCCATAGCCGATATTCAAGAATATTTACAACTCATTCCTGCCGTGAACCGAGCGCCGCAGCATGCCGTATGGCTGACATACAATGCCGAAGCCGACACGCTGTACGTCAATTGCAAGAAGCCTGGTCATGCTACGGATAGTGAATTGACCGATGACGATGTAATCATTCGCTATGAGGGGGATGAGGTCATCGGGTTTACCGTGTTGCGTGCCAAGTCAGCGACTCAAAAAAAACCGCCTAATCTTCCCGACTCAGTAGCCACTCTTGGCTTGAGCCAGGGACAGCATGGGGTAGTGGGGCTTACCTCATACCCACCTCTGTAA
- a CDS encoding restriction endonuclease subunit S → MRTGWKQQKLGEVCDFLNRGISPKYLNDGGICVLNQKCVRDHTVNYELSRRHNSKTKVVSKERFVRVGDVLVNSTGTGTLGRVAQVREEPDEPTTVDSHVTIVRPKPGMFHLDFFGYMLTVIEDAIKEAGEGCGGQTELARSVLADRFSVSYPTALHEQQRIVGILDEAFDGLTRATANAEQNLRNARALFESHLQSVFTQRGKGWVEKRLDQVCTFSSGSTPSKSKRSYWSGEIPWVSGRDMKSTQLSDSLLHISRSAVDESSTRMAPAGTLLILVRGMGLAHGAQIAELMVPCAFNQDIRAIHPEPDLIPRYLLFALRDRINLSGNVLSSAAHGTLKIDSDELKSVMIPVPSRGHQQRVVATIDSFSEETQRLESIYQQKLAALGELKKSLLHQAFSGAL, encoded by the coding sequence GTGAGAACAGGTTGGAAGCAACAGAAGCTTGGTGAAGTTTGTGACTTTCTTAATCGGGGTATATCGCCAAAATATCTCAATGATGGTGGCATTTGTGTCCTTAATCAGAAATGTGTCCGCGATCACACGGTGAATTACGAGCTATCGAGGCGGCACAATTCCAAAACCAAGGTTGTTAGTAAGGAACGATTTGTTCGGGTTGGTGACGTGCTGGTGAATTCAACTGGCACAGGCACACTTGGTCGTGTCGCTCAGGTCCGTGAAGAACCCGATGAGCCGACCACTGTCGATTCTCACGTGACCATCGTCCGTCCAAAACCGGGCATGTTTCATCTAGACTTTTTTGGCTACATGCTGACAGTCATTGAGGATGCGATCAAAGAGGCAGGTGAAGGGTGCGGTGGTCAAACTGAGCTTGCTCGCTCTGTCTTGGCTGATAGATTTTCAGTCAGCTATCCAACCGCGCTTCACGAGCAGCAGCGGATCGTCGGCATCCTCGACGAAGCGTTTGACGGCCTCACCCGCGCCACAGCCAACGCCGAACAGAATCTCCGCAACGCCCGCGCCCTCTTCGAAAGCCATCTGCAATCAGTCTTTACTCAGCGGGGGAAAGGGTGGGTAGAAAAGCGGTTAGACCAAGTATGCACTTTTAGTAGTGGCAGCACCCCCTCCAAAAGCAAGCGCAGTTATTGGAGCGGTGAGATACCTTGGGTTTCGGGACGTGATATGAAATCAACCCAACTATCCGATTCGCTATTACATATTTCGAGATCCGCAGTTGACGAGTCCTCAACACGCATGGCGCCAGCAGGAACGCTCTTAATTCTTGTACGCGGTATGGGTCTGGCACATGGTGCTCAAATCGCCGAGCTAATGGTTCCCTGTGCATTCAATCAAGACATCAGAGCAATTCATCCTGAACCGGATCTGATCCCTCGTTATCTCCTTTTCGCGCTACGAGACAGAATCAATTTAAGCGGCAACGTCTTGAGTAGCGCGGCTCACGGAACACTCAAGATAGATTCAGACGAACTAAAGAGCGTGATGATTCCTGTCCCTTCGCGCGGCCATCAACAGAGGGTTGTGGCCACGATCGACTCGTTTTCAGAAGAAACCCAACGCCTCGAATCCATCTACCAGCAAAAGCTCGCCGCGCTGGGCGAGTTGAAGAAGTCGCTGCTGCACCAGGCGTTCAGTGGAGCGTTGTGA
- a CDS encoding 6-carboxytetrahydropterin synthase, whose protein sequence is MPPVLLTKRIEFAAAHRYIRPEWDEARNRAAFGRCYNPPAHGHNYLIELTVSGKIDPTNGMVVNLFDLKRVMLDVIEEFDHKNLNLDMAYFKDRIPTSENFAHVLWDKFAVQRDIGALHTLRLCEDEDLYAEVTAGDRPNRATITKRYSFNAVQPGHEGREWDCFVTVRGTIDPMTGMVTDIGALDQLVKDRVIAKFDHKDLSVALQRQSVTGEDLAQGIWQELAPRITQGTLTNIRLVPSRDLAYDYAG, encoded by the coding sequence ATGCCCCCTGTATTACTGACCAAACGGATCGAGTTCGCCGCGGCTCACCGCTACATCCGACCGGAATGGGATGAGGCGAGGAACCGCGCGGCCTTCGGCCGTTGTTACAATCCTCCCGCACACGGGCATAACTACCTGATTGAACTGACCGTCTCAGGGAAAATTGACCCCACGAACGGCATGGTCGTCAATTTGTTCGATCTCAAGCGGGTGATGTTGGATGTGATTGAGGAATTCGACCACAAGAATCTCAATCTCGACATGGCCTATTTCAAAGATCGTATTCCCACCTCGGAAAATTTCGCACATGTGCTGTGGGACAAGTTTGCGGTTCAACGAGATATCGGGGCACTCCATACCCTTCGCCTTTGTGAGGATGAAGATCTCTATGCCGAGGTAACGGCTGGGGATCGTCCGAACAGAGCCACGATCACGAAGCGATACTCCTTCAATGCCGTTCAACCAGGGCATGAAGGACGCGAGTGGGATTGTTTTGTGACGGTTCGAGGCACGATTGATCCCATGACCGGTATGGTCACTGATATCGGGGCGTTGGATCAGCTGGTCAAGGACAGGGTAATTGCGAAATTCGATCACAAGGACCTGTCGGTGGCCCTGCAACGCCAGTCCGTAACCGGCGAAGACTTGGCTCAAGGCATCTGGCAGGAACTTGCTCCACGCATCACCCAAGGCACTCTGACTAACATTCGATTGGTTCCCTCCCGCGACCTGGCTTACGACTACGCCGGGTGA
- a CDS encoding four helix bundle protein: protein MGELFDRHGGFRKLHSFTLATIIQIETLRFCRRFLTHAAGDAGAKFYDPKGRQYDQMTQAARSGRQNIIEGSERSATSKDTEMKLTDVARASLSELRGDYEIVILDRGRLPWSVHSPDAKAVNAVSLDPAPFEDDMVFESAKHALE, encoded by the coding sequence ATGGGTGAGTTGTTCGATAGGCACGGCGGATTCAGGAAACTGCACTCCTTCACGCTGGCGACGATCATCCAGATCGAGACGCTGCGGTTTTGCCGGCGCTTTCTCACGCATGCGGCAGGCGACGCGGGCGCCAAGTTCTACGACCCGAAGGGGCGGCAGTACGATCAGATGACGCAGGCTGCGCGCAGCGGACGACAGAACATCATCGAGGGGTCGGAGCGTTCCGCCACGTCCAAGGATACCGAGATGAAACTCACGGACGTGGCACGGGCCAGTTTGAGCGAACTGCGCGGCGACTATGAGATCGTGATTCTCGACCGGGGCCGGCTTCCCTGGTCGGTGCACTCCCCGGACGCCAAAGCCGTGAATGCCGTTTCGCTGGACCCGGCGCCGTTTGAGGACGACATGGTCTTCGAGTCGGCGAAGCACGCTTTGGAATAG
- a CDS encoding Hpt domain-containing protein, which produces MSDQFSTGSMPDGGKIIVHVDPDFELLVPKFLAKRKQEVMAMREALWQQDFETTGRIAHGMKGASGMYGFDQLAAMAATIEIAAQTGTRSPIETELQGLATYLESVHVVFD; this is translated from the coding sequence ATGAGTGACCAGTTCTCGACAGGGTCCATGCCCGACGGAGGCAAAATCATCGTTCATGTCGATCCTGATTTCGAGCTGCTGGTGCCGAAGTTTCTGGCCAAGCGTAAGCAAGAAGTGATGGCCATGCGCGAGGCCCTCTGGCAACAAGACTTCGAGACCACCGGCCGGATTGCCCATGGCATGAAGGGGGCATCTGGAATGTATGGATTTGATCAGCTCGCCGCCATGGCGGCCACGATCGAGATCGCCGCACAAACCGGGACACGATCCCCTATTGAGACAGAGTTGCAGGGACTAGCGACCTATCTTGAGTCAGTCCATGTGGTTTTCGACTAG
- a CDS encoding DUF3501 family protein codes for MQALTSADLIPYEEYERQRETFRANIIALKQRRRISIGPWMTLVFENRRTLQFQVQEMVRVERIFDPAKIQDELDVYNAILPAPGELSATLLIEITDEANVKERLDEFMGLDHGEKVAIVADGEEAFGEFEGGHSHETKISAVHFVRFRPTVSMQAAFANLTKPVTIRVSHGAYRAEVPVSGSMREEWLSDLK; via the coding sequence GTGCAAGCACTGACATCAGCAGACCTGATTCCCTACGAAGAGTACGAACGGCAGCGCGAAACCTTTCGTGCGAACATCATTGCCTTGAAACAGCGGCGACGTATTTCGATCGGTCCGTGGATGACCTTGGTGTTCGAGAATCGGCGTACGTTGCAATTCCAGGTTCAGGAAATGGTCCGTGTCGAACGGATTTTCGATCCGGCGAAGATCCAGGACGAGCTGGACGTGTACAACGCCATCCTCCCGGCACCCGGTGAATTGAGTGCGACGCTCTTGATCGAAATTACCGACGAAGCGAACGTCAAAGAACGGCTCGATGAGTTTATGGGGCTGGATCACGGAGAAAAAGTGGCCATCGTGGCCGATGGGGAAGAAGCCTTCGGTGAGTTCGAAGGCGGCCATAGTCACGAGACGAAAATCAGCGCGGTGCACTTCGTCCGATTTCGCCCCACTGTCTCGATGCAGGCCGCTTTTGCGAATCTCACCAAGCCGGTCACGATTCGTGTCAGTCACGGTGCCTATCGTGCAGAAGTGCCGGTATCAGGCAGCATGCGAGAAGAGTGGCTTTCAGACTTGAAATGA
- a CDS encoding thioredoxin family protein, whose translation MSTVLDVSDANYNEFTDSSGAVVAYGLATCEPCKTYDPILETTAAKFPTIKVGKAKMHVPGRCREIKKTHTFETYPTTHFFAHGKLLLTREGVVEPAELAALISDYLLK comes from the coding sequence ATGAGCACCGTCCTCGACGTCAGCGACGCGAATTATAACGAATTCACCGACAGCTCCGGTGCGGTGGTCGCCTATGGCCTCGCCACCTGCGAGCCCTGTAAGACCTACGATCCCATTCTGGAAACGACTGCGGCGAAGTTCCCGACCATCAAGGTCGGCAAGGCCAAAATGCACGTCCCAGGGCGCTGTCGCGAAATCAAAAAAACCCACACTTTTGAAACCTATCCCACCACTCATTTCTTCGCGCATGGTAAATTATTGCTGACACGCGAAGGAGTCGTCGAGCCGGCCGAACTCGCCGCACTCATTTCCGACTACTTACTCAAGTAG